One window of Alteromonas sp. LMIT006 genomic DNA carries:
- the ispE gene encoding 4-(cytidine 5'-diphospho)-2-C-methyl-D-erythritol kinase has protein sequence MYNQIDFLDAFSHVKWSSPAKLNLFLHITKQRDDGYHELQTLFQLLDYGDSLRFSPASVGEINMLTPIEGVADEDNLIVKAVQLLHQTTGNRFGVNITLEKKLPMGGGIGGGSSNAATTLVVLNKLLALGLNPIELADLGLQLGADVPVFVNGLTCFASGVGEEFAPAPLKSYTFLVIHPDEHISTAAIFKHPDLPRNTPIMNWHDYQFPKTHNDCQELVVNLYPKVANLLQHLLHYAPSRLTGTGACVFAMFDTEDEALHALQELRKQQIVDNNTHAFIAKGVTESPLHSQLKTLFATHDTD, from the coding sequence ATGTATAATCAAATCGATTTTTTAGATGCTTTTTCACACGTCAAATGGTCTTCTCCAGCAAAACTGAATCTTTTTTTGCACATCACCAAACAACGAGATGATGGTTATCACGAACTACAAACCCTATTCCAGCTACTCGATTACGGCGATTCTCTGCGTTTTTCACCCGCATCTGTTGGCGAGATTAATATGCTAACCCCCATCGAAGGTGTTGCTGATGAAGATAATTTAATTGTCAAAGCAGTACAGCTGTTGCATCAAACGACGGGCAACCGCTTTGGAGTAAACATAACATTAGAAAAAAAGCTCCCCATGGGCGGCGGGATTGGTGGGGGTTCGTCCAATGCAGCGACCACTCTAGTGGTACTCAACAAATTGCTCGCGCTGGGCTTAAACCCAATTGAATTAGCCGATCTGGGTTTGCAATTAGGTGCAGATGTGCCGGTATTTGTAAACGGGTTAACTTGTTTTGCCAGTGGCGTTGGCGAAGAATTTGCGCCGGCACCGCTCAAATCCTATACATTTTTAGTGATCCATCCAGATGAGCACATTTCAACTGCAGCCATTTTTAAACATCCTGACCTCCCCAGAAATACACCAATAATGAACTGGCACGATTATCAATTTCCCAAGACCCATAATGATTGTCAGGAATTAGTCGTAAACCTTTATCCGAAGGTTGCAAATTTATTACAGCACTTGTTACACTACGCACCGTCGAGATTGACAGGTACGGGCGCATGCGTATTTGCAATGTTTGACACGGAAGATGAAGCTTTACATGCACTGCAAGAATTGCGTAAACAGCAAATAGTCGATAATAATACACATGCATTTATTGCCAAAGGAGTTACTGAATCTCCTTTGCATAGTCAACTAAAAACGTTATTTGCAACACATGACACGGATTAA
- a CDS encoding ribose-phosphate pyrophosphokinase: MPDMKIFAGNAVPELACKVAERLYTKLGNATVSRFSDGEISVEIHDNVRGADVFIIQSTCAPTNDNLMELIVMIDALRRASAGRITAVIPYFGYARQDRRVRSARVPITAKVVADFLSNVGVDRVLTIDLHAEQIQGFFDVPVDNAFGTPILLADMRERDFHDPVVVSPDIGGVVRARATAKLLDDIDLAIIDKRRPKANVAKVMNIIGDVKGRDCIIVDDMIDTGGTLAKAAEALKDHGARNVYAYATHAVFSGRAPENLEASVIDEIIVTDSIPLCDKMQKVSKVKQLTLSDMLAETIRRISNEESISAMFEY; encoded by the coding sequence GTGCCAGACATGAAAATATTTGCCGGTAATGCCGTTCCTGAACTCGCCTGTAAAGTTGCTGAAAGACTTTATACCAAACTAGGAAACGCCACCGTCAGTCGTTTCAGTGATGGTGAAATTTCGGTCGAAATCCATGACAACGTTCGTGGTGCCGACGTCTTCATTATCCAATCTACTTGCGCCCCTACTAATGACAACCTTATGGAATTGATCGTGATGATCGATGCACTGCGTCGTGCATCAGCTGGCCGTATTACTGCAGTAATCCCTTACTTTGGTTATGCACGTCAAGACCGCCGCGTTCGTTCTGCACGTGTTCCCATTACCGCAAAAGTGGTTGCAGATTTCTTATCGAATGTGGGGGTTGATCGCGTATTAACTATCGATTTGCACGCTGAACAAATTCAAGGCTTTTTTGATGTACCGGTAGACAATGCTTTTGGTACACCTATTTTATTGGCTGACATGCGTGAACGTGATTTTCATGATCCAGTCGTGGTATCTCCTGATATTGGTGGTGTGGTCCGTGCTCGTGCTACAGCAAAATTACTCGATGATATTGATTTGGCTATCATCGATAAACGTCGCCCAAAAGCAAACGTCGCCAAAGTCATGAACATCATCGGCGATGTCAAAGGCCGTGACTGTATTATTGTGGATGACATGATTGATACCGGTGGCACTTTGGCCAAAGCTGCTGAAGCGTTAAAAGACCACGGAGCGCGAAACGTTTATGCTTACGCAACGCATGCTGTATTTTCTGGTCGTGCACCAGAAAATCTTGAGGCATCCGTTATTGACGAGATCATCGTGACCGATTCGATTCCTTTGTGTGACAAAATGCAAAAAGTTTCAAAAGTGAAGCAGTTGACCTTATCGGACATGCTCGCTGAAACCATTCGTCGCATCTCAAATGAAGAATCAATCAGTGCGATGTTTGAGTACTAA
- a CDS encoding 50S ribosomal protein L25/general stress protein Ctc, producing the protein MSEAIFNLDAEVRNDLGKGASRRLRREDKVPAILYGADKEPVSLTLAHNKLIQASEFEAFYSHVLTLNIGGESVEALVKDMQRHPYKPKILHVDFLRVDASKKVHTQVPVHFINEATAPAIKTQGGHAEHHVAEIEVLCLPADLPEFIEVDLTEVALGQTLHLSDIKLPKGVESVELAKGESHDLAVVTVKAAKGAAAEAEGEADGE; encoded by the coding sequence ATGTCTGAAGCTATTTTTAACTTAGATGCTGAAGTCCGTAACGATCTAGGGAAAGGTGCGAGCCGCCGCCTACGTCGTGAAGACAAAGTTCCAGCAATCTTATATGGCGCTGATAAAGAGCCTGTATCTTTAACTCTTGCTCATAACAAACTGATCCAAGCATCAGAGTTCGAAGCATTCTACTCTCACGTATTAACCCTAAACATCGGTGGTGAAAGCGTAGAAGCACTAGTTAAAGATATGCAACGTCACCCGTACAAGCCAAAAATCTTGCACGTTGATTTTTTACGCGTTGATGCATCTAAGAAAGTTCATACTCAAGTGCCTGTTCACTTTATCAATGAAGCCACAGCACCTGCAATCAAAACTCAAGGCGGTCACGCTGAGCACCACGTAGCAGAAATCGAAGTATTGTGTTTACCTGCTGATTTACCGGAGTTCATCGAAGTTGACTTAACAGAAGTTGCACTAGGTCAAACATTGCACTTATCCGACATCAAACTTCCTAAAGGTGTAGAGTCAGTTGAGTTAGCAAAAGGTGAATCACACGACCTTGCAGTGGTTACTGTGAAAGCTGCTAAAGGCGCTGCTGCTGAAGCGGAAGGTGAAGCTGACGGCGAGTAA
- the pth gene encoding aminoacyl-tRNA hydrolase, translating into MTKIQLIVGLGNPGPEYQNTRHNAGEMFVSSLAKTFGCTLSPEAKFFGLTGRTRIAGQDVRLLYPTTFMNRSGKAVSAIANFYKIDVANILVAFDELDLPPGVARFKVGGSSTQNGIRDIVSALGNQKDFYRLRIGIGHPGHKSKVTGHVLGKAPHTEQTKIDSSIDEAIRCTEILLKDDLVTAQQRLHSFSAE; encoded by the coding sequence TTGACTAAGATCCAACTTATCGTGGGCCTGGGCAATCCAGGCCCCGAATATCAAAACACTCGGCACAATGCGGGTGAAATGTTTGTCTCATCTTTAGCCAAAACTTTTGGCTGTACCCTATCCCCTGAAGCAAAGTTTTTTGGACTCACCGGTCGCACTCGTATCGCTGGTCAAGATGTGCGTTTACTGTACCCTACGACATTTATGAATCGCAGTGGTAAAGCAGTATCTGCCATCGCTAACTTTTACAAGATAGATGTGGCAAACATTTTAGTCGCGTTTGATGAATTAGACCTTCCTCCAGGAGTGGCGCGATTCAAAGTAGGTGGTAGCTCTACGCAAAACGGAATTCGAGATATTGTCAGTGCGCTTGGCAATCAAAAAGATTTTTACCGTTTGCGTATAGGTATTGGTCATCCCGGCCACAAAAGCAAAGTGACAGGGCATGTTCTAGGCAAAGCACCACACACCGAACAGACCAAAATTGACTCCAGTATTGATGAAGCAATTCGCTGTACTGAAATATTATTAAAAGACGATTTAGTCACAGCACAGCAACGTCTGCACAGCTTTAGTGCTGAATAG
- the ychF gene encoding redox-regulated ATPase YchF: MGFKCGIVGLPNVGKSTLFNALTKAGIEAANFPFCTIEPNTGVVPVPDPRLDALADIVNPQKVIPTTMEFVDIAGLVEGASKGEGLGNKFLANIRETDAIGHVVRCFDDENIVHVAGKVDPAEDIDVINTELALADLDSVDRAIIRVGKRAKGGDNDAKFELKVLEKIKPHLDEGQLLRSVPLEKEEHAAIAYMNLLTLKPTMYIANVNEDGFDNNPYLDKVCEIAAGENAVVVVVCAVIEAEISELEDEDKAEFLSEMGLDEPGLNRVIRGGYNLLTLETYFTAGVKEVRAWTYPIGSTAPQAAGKIHTDFEKGFIRAEVIGFDDYIECKGEAGAKDAGKWRLEGKDYIVKDGDVIHFRFNV; this comes from the coding sequence ATGGGTTTTAAATGTGGCATTGTTGGTTTACCCAATGTGGGTAAATCCACCCTATTTAATGCACTGACTAAAGCAGGTATCGAAGCAGCAAACTTTCCGTTTTGTACCATTGAACCAAATACCGGTGTTGTGCCTGTACCTGACCCTCGCTTAGACGCATTAGCAGACATCGTCAATCCACAAAAGGTCATTCCAACCACGATGGAGTTTGTCGACATTGCGGGATTAGTCGAAGGCGCTTCAAAAGGCGAAGGTTTAGGCAATAAGTTTTTAGCAAACATCCGTGAAACGGATGCTATTGGTCATGTAGTGCGTTGTTTTGATGATGAAAACATCGTTCACGTTGCGGGTAAAGTCGATCCTGCTGAAGACATTGATGTCATCAACACCGAACTTGCTCTGGCTGACCTTGATAGTGTAGACCGTGCCATTATCCGTGTGGGTAAACGCGCAAAAGGCGGTGATAATGATGCAAAGTTCGAATTAAAGGTCTTAGAAAAGATCAAGCCTCATCTTGATGAAGGCCAACTTTTACGCAGCGTTCCATTAGAGAAAGAAGAACACGCCGCCATTGCTTACATGAACCTACTTACGTTGAAACCAACCATGTATATCGCTAATGTCAACGAAGACGGTTTTGACAACAATCCATATTTAGATAAGGTATGTGAGATCGCTGCAGGTGAAAACGCTGTCGTCGTAGTGGTCTGTGCTGTAATCGAAGCAGAAATTTCTGAGTTAGAAGATGAAGATAAAGCCGAATTTTTATCAGAAATGGGATTGGATGAGCCGGGTTTAAATCGAGTGATCCGCGGTGGCTATAATTTACTGACATTAGAAACTTATTTTACTGCAGGGGTCAAAGAAGTTCGTGCATGGACCTATCCCATCGGTTCGACTGCGCCACAAGCTGCAGGTAAAATTCACACAGACTTTGAAAAAGGCTTTATTCGCGCTGAAGTGATCGGCTTCGATGACTACATTGAGTGCAAAGGTGAAGCCGGTGCCAAAGACGCTGGCAAATGGCGACTGGAAGGCAAAGATTACATCGTAAAAGACGGTGATGTGATTCATTTCCGCTTCAATGTTTAA
- a CDS encoding sodium:alanine symporter family protein, whose amino-acid sequence MIHDIVAFINNILWGDGQILIYMLLLAGIWFTWRLRLLQVIDFKHMFSLLKGSTASDSRGISSFQALCTSLSARVGTGNLAGVAVAISLGGAGAVFWMWVIAFLGMATGYAESVLGQVYKVKDANGEFRGGPAYYIKQGLNQSWLAITFSLCLFLGYGFIFSAVQANTITDALNNAYDIDTLYSGLVIITLAGLIVVGGLKTIARFAEWIVPFMGLAYVAVALVITVINIDLLPSVLWQIIAGAFGLEEAAAGTFAAAVKYGVMRGLYSNEAGSGSVPHAAAAATPHPNHPASQGYIQMLGVFIDTMILCTATAFIILLAGGGQSEQMEGIRLTQTSMSFHLGDVGADFVAAAIALFAFTSVVANYAYGESNLHIFKLDNKIGRWAYTAGYLAMILWGSMAALPKVWAAADMALGLMTVINIIAIVWLTPTIVSISRDYINKRKSGQSMAYKAGDCEIQGESEKGIW is encoded by the coding sequence ATGATCCACGATATTGTTGCCTTTATTAATAACATCCTTTGGGGTGACGGCCAGATTTTGATCTACATGCTATTGCTTGCAGGCATTTGGTTCACCTGGCGTCTTCGTCTATTACAAGTCATTGACTTCAAACACATGTTTAGCCTACTCAAAGGCTCTACTGCATCTGATAGCCGTGGAATATCATCCTTTCAAGCACTTTGTACATCCCTTTCTGCTCGCGTGGGAACAGGCAACCTCGCTGGAGTCGCCGTGGCGATTTCTCTTGGTGGTGCTGGTGCTGTATTTTGGATGTGGGTGATTGCGTTTTTGGGCATGGCCACAGGCTATGCTGAAAGTGTTTTAGGTCAAGTGTATAAGGTCAAAGATGCCAACGGTGAGTTTCGTGGGGGACCCGCTTATTATATCAAACAAGGCTTAAACCAATCCTGGCTCGCAATTACCTTTTCGTTATGTTTATTTTTGGGGTATGGGTTTATTTTTTCGGCAGTGCAAGCCAACACCATTACCGATGCTCTGAATAATGCCTACGACATTGATACGCTTTATTCTGGATTAGTTATTATTACCCTTGCCGGATTAATTGTGGTGGGCGGTCTCAAAACCATCGCGCGTTTTGCCGAATGGATTGTGCCTTTTATGGGCCTTGCGTATGTGGCTGTTGCCTTGGTAATCACCGTCATCAATATTGATTTGTTGCCTTCGGTATTATGGCAAATTATCGCAGGTGCGTTTGGTTTGGAAGAAGCTGCAGCAGGAACGTTTGCTGCTGCCGTCAAGTACGGGGTCATGCGCGGCTTATATTCGAACGAAGCTGGCTCTGGTTCAGTGCCACATGCAGCCGCCGCCGCTACGCCCCACCCTAACCATCCAGCCTCACAAGGCTATATCCAGATGCTTGGTGTTTTTATTGACACGATGATTCTGTGTACTGCAACTGCGTTCATTATTCTGCTCGCTGGTGGTGGTCAGTCAGAGCAAATGGAAGGCATTCGTTTAACTCAAACGTCAATGAGCTTTCATTTAGGCGATGTAGGAGCTGATTTCGTTGCCGCTGCTATTGCTCTATTTGCCTTTACCTCAGTGGTAGCAAACTATGCCTATGGTGAATCTAACTTACATATCTTTAAACTGGACAACAAAATTGGCCGCTGGGCTTATACCGCTGGGTATCTGGCGATGATTTTGTGGGGTTCAATGGCAGCTCTGCCAAAAGTCTGGGCCGCAGCCGATATGGCTTTAGGTTTGATGACGGTCATCAATATCATCGCAATCGTCTGGCTGACCCCCACTATTGTGAGTATCAGTCGCGATTATATTAACAAACGCAAATCTGGACAGAGCATGGCATATAAAGCCGGAGACTGCGAGATCCAAGGCGAGTCTGAAAAAGGTATTTGGTAA
- a CDS encoding TraB/GumN family protein, which translates to MKSLLFTVLLFLSTNASATSIWQVKAPDGDILYIGGTVHVLPASELPLPILFEEIYALSDELIFESDLAFMETQQFQQLMMQSMSFQDGRTFEDVLTPETVALVKSHLQQRGIPIENFLPMKPALLGTAITFIELQILGLTQPGVDKIFFDKANQDSKDIAWLESPQEQLTMMMGMAEGQEDLFISYSVTETATAKTLLDGMLAAWRSGNMKAMAEIGIADMPREFPRMYQLLLKDRNMRWVPQIEAMFEDNNTELVLVGGLHLAGEHSVLTMLEAKGYSVTQLR; encoded by the coding sequence ATGAAATCGTTGCTATTTACTGTTTTACTCTTCCTTTCAACAAATGCCTCAGCCACTTCCATCTGGCAAGTCAAAGCACCAGATGGCGACATTCTCTATATAGGAGGTACGGTGCATGTTTTACCAGCCTCTGAATTACCTTTGCCAATATTATTCGAAGAAATTTACGCCTTGAGCGATGAGCTGATTTTTGAATCGGATTTGGCTTTTATGGAAACTCAGCAATTTCAACAATTAATGATGCAGAGTATGAGTTTTCAAGATGGTCGCACTTTTGAGGATGTACTGACACCTGAAACAGTGGCATTGGTCAAATCACACTTACAACAACGCGGTATCCCAATTGAGAATTTTTTACCAATGAAGCCTGCATTATTAGGGACAGCAATAACGTTTATAGAACTGCAAATCTTGGGTTTAACCCAACCAGGTGTTGATAAAATCTTTTTTGATAAAGCGAACCAAGATAGTAAAGACATTGCATGGCTAGAATCTCCTCAAGAGCAGCTGACAATGATGATGGGCATGGCTGAAGGCCAAGAAGACTTATTTATCTCCTATTCTGTGACTGAAACTGCTACCGCTAAAACGTTATTAGACGGCATGTTAGCGGCTTGGCGCAGTGGTAATATGAAAGCAATGGCGGAGATCGGCATTGCGGATATGCCGAGAGAATTCCCACGAATGTATCAATTACTATTGAAAGACCGCAATATGCGTTGGGTGCCTCAAATTGAAGCCATGTTTGAAGATAATAATACTGAATTGGTCTTGGTAGGTGGTTTGCATTTGGCTGGCGAGCACAGTGTACTTACCATGCTCGAAGCCAAAGGATATTCAGTGACACAATTAAGGTAA
- a CDS encoding FAD-dependent oxidoreductase has translation MTQAVHNADYIVVGGGMVGSAAALGLAQLGHSVIVLEAFPASEFASDQGPDLRMSALAMASVQLLDDLGAWKHITAMRVQPYSSLAVWEESWAKTQFDASEVGQSLLGYFVENRITQLGLAQAMEDEKLITVMHDKASFIDSANAVVQTESGKRLQGNWIIAADGVHSQVRKQTGIATVGWEYDQQAMGITVRNHYASEEQAQAAQALTWQAFKPSGPVAFLPMHEQYASLIWYDSPQRLAELELMTVQELTQAIKAHFPKEVGEFEVLDKARFPLVRMHAQHYVKDKVILIGDAAHAINPLAGQGVNLGFADVRCLLGVIAEQKSLKRYYQLPRQAANGQMMNSMDVLYHLFSNTNVILKPLRNLGLFLAQHGGLAKRQVIKHAMGLK, from the coding sequence ATGACCCAAGCAGTGCACAACGCAGATTATATCGTCGTAGGTGGCGGTATGGTGGGCTCGGCCGCAGCCTTAGGCTTGGCTCAACTTGGCCACAGTGTCATTGTCTTGGAAGCATTTCCTGCCAGTGAATTTGCTTCCGATCAAGGGCCTGACTTGAGGATGTCTGCTTTAGCTATGGCCAGTGTACAATTATTGGACGATTTGGGCGCGTGGAAACATATTACAGCTATGCGTGTTCAACCATATTCTTCTCTCGCAGTATGGGAAGAAAGTTGGGCCAAAACACAATTCGATGCCAGTGAAGTCGGTCAATCATTACTGGGATATTTTGTCGAAAATCGCATTACTCAACTCGGCTTAGCTCAAGCGATGGAAGATGAAAAACTCATTACCGTCATGCATGACAAAGCTTCCTTTATTGATTCAGCCAATGCCGTAGTTCAAACTGAATCAGGAAAGAGGCTCCAAGGCAATTGGATCATCGCTGCCGATGGTGTGCATTCGCAAGTTCGCAAACAAACTGGTATTGCGACGGTCGGCTGGGAATACGATCAACAAGCAATGGGGATTACTGTGCGCAACCACTATGCTTCTGAGGAGCAAGCTCAAGCGGCGCAAGCATTGACTTGGCAAGCGTTCAAACCCTCTGGGCCAGTGGCGTTTTTGCCCATGCACGAACAATATGCCAGTTTAATTTGGTATGATTCGCCGCAACGTTTGGCTGAGCTTGAACTAATGACCGTTCAAGAACTCACCCAAGCGATAAAAGCACATTTTCCTAAAGAAGTTGGCGAGTTTGAAGTGTTGGACAAAGCACGTTTCCCACTCGTGCGTATGCATGCACAGCACTATGTTAAAGATAAAGTGATTTTGATTGGCGATGCGGCACATGCCATCAATCCGTTAGCCGGGCAGGGCGTCAATCTGGGCTTTGCTGATGTGCGCTGTTTATTGGGTGTCATTGCGGAACAAAAATCTCTTAAGCGCTATTACCAATTACCACGACAAGCGGCCAATGGCCAAATGATGAATAGCATGGATGTGTTGTATCATCTATTTTCAAATACCAATGTCATCTTAAAGCCGTTGCGGAATCTTGGCTTGTTTTTAGCACAGCACGGTGGTTTGGCAAAACGTCAGGTTATCAAACACGCCATGGGTTTAAAGTAA
- the miaB gene encoding tRNA (N6-isopentenyl adenosine(37)-C2)-methylthiotransferase MiaB, giving the protein MSQKLYIKTWGCQMNEYDSEKMADLLDSTHGYSVAETAEEADVILLNTCSIREKAQEKVFHQLGRWKNLKKSNPDLIIGVGGCVASQEGDHIRQRAPYVDIIFGPQTLHRLPEMINDIKDGKPAVVDISFPEIEKFDRLPEPRAEGPTAFVSIMEGCSKYCTFCVVPYTRGEEVSRPVDDVLFEIAQLAEQGVREVNLLGQNVNAYRGDHHDGSVCRFAELLELVASIDGIDRIRYTTSHPVEFTDDIIAAYDSIPELVDHLHLPVQSGSDRILNFMKRGHTAIEYKSKIRALRKIRPNLSMSSDFIIGFPGETQADFADTMKLIDDIGYDLSFSFIYSARPGTPAADIVDDVSEDEKKQRLYILQDRINQSAQRIARNMLDTEQRVLVEGPSKKNPMELTGRTENNRVVNFEGSPDMIGQFVDVKVTDVYTNSLRGDVIRRECDMGLRVAISPQSILAKQQDSLGVQIVTPKFA; this is encoded by the coding sequence ATGAGCCAAAAACTCTATATCAAAACTTGGGGCTGCCAAATGAACGAGTACGACTCGGAAAAAATGGCCGACTTACTCGACTCAACACATGGATATTCGGTTGCCGAAACGGCCGAAGAAGCAGATGTGATTTTGCTGAACACCTGTTCAATTCGCGAAAAAGCCCAAGAGAAGGTATTTCATCAACTCGGACGTTGGAAAAACCTCAAAAAATCCAACCCTGACCTTATTATTGGTGTAGGCGGTTGTGTTGCTTCTCAAGAAGGCGATCATATTCGTCAACGCGCACCGTATGTCGATATTATTTTTGGTCCACAAACCCTGCATCGTTTACCAGAGATGATCAATGACATCAAAGACGGTAAACCGGCTGTTGTGGATATCTCTTTTCCTGAAATAGAAAAATTTGACCGTTTGCCTGAGCCTCGCGCTGAGGGGCCAACAGCATTTGTTTCTATCATGGAAGGCTGTTCAAAATACTGCACATTTTGTGTAGTACCTTACACTCGCGGTGAGGAAGTCTCCCGCCCTGTTGATGATGTGCTATTTGAAATTGCGCAACTCGCAGAACAAGGCGTTCGTGAAGTCAACTTGTTAGGCCAAAACGTGAATGCCTATCGCGGTGACCATCACGACGGAAGCGTCTGTCGTTTTGCTGAATTACTCGAACTGGTCGCATCCATTGACGGAATTGACCGTATTCGCTATACCACTTCTCATCCGGTTGAATTTACCGATGATATTATCGCAGCATATGACAGTATTCCAGAACTAGTAGATCATTTGCACCTTCCTGTGCAAAGTGGCTCGGATCGTATTTTAAACTTTATGAAACGTGGACACACGGCAATCGAATACAAATCAAAAATCCGCGCATTGCGTAAAATCCGTCCAAACCTTTCTATGTCTTCTGACTTTATCATTGGTTTTCCTGGTGAAACCCAGGCCGATTTTGCAGACACGATGAAATTGATTGATGACATTGGTTACGACTTGAGCTTCAGTTTTATCTACTCAGCTCGTCCAGGTACACCGGCTGCGGACATCGTGGATGACGTCTCTGAAGATGAGAAAAAACAGCGTTTGTATATTTTGCAGGACCGTATTAATCAATCTGCACAGCGTATCGCACGCAACATGCTCGATACAGAGCAGCGTGTCTTGGTGGAAGGTCCATCCAAGAAAAATCCAATGGAGCTCACCGGTCGTACTGAAAACAATCGTGTAGTCAATTTTGAAGGCTCACCCGATATGATTGGTCAGTTTGTGGATGTTAAGGTCACTGATGTCTATACCAATTCATTGCGTGGCGACGTTATACGCCGTGAATGTGATATGGGGCTACGTGTCGCCATATCACCACAAAGCATCCTTGCCAAACAACAAGACTCATTAGGTGTGCAGATCGTCACGCCTAAGTTTGCATAA